A region of the Arthrobacter sp. FW306-07-I genome:
GAACGTGGCGCGGGATCCTGAGTTGTCGACAGGAACCAGGGAACCAGGGCGCGCGGGCGTTGCCGCACCGGCTTGTACACCGGCAGGATTCTTATCTTCCTGTGCCGTTGGCGCCGACGCCGAACGTTCTTCCAATGAAGCACCCCTCACCACCGATTTAATTACCCCAGTCTATTCCTCCGGGCGGCGACTTTTATAACCGGGACAGAATAGTCAAGGGCCGGGTGACGCAATATCTGCATCACCCGGCCCTTGAGGGCTTTACAACTGCCTGTGGTTCCCCGTCAGGCTTCGCGGTTGCCGGTCAGGCTTGCGCCGGCGTCGCCGTCGTTGACCGCTCCGCAGCCCCGGCGCGGCGCTGCTCCACGCGCCGTGCCTGCTTGACCAAATCCGGTTCGCCCTGGCGGAGCCAGGCGTACATCGGCGCCGCCACGAAGATCGTCGCGGCGGTGCCGATCAGGATCCCGACGAACAGGGCGAGGGACAGGTCGCGGAGCGTTCCTGCGCCGAGGAGTCCGGCACCGATGAACAGAATGGCTCCGACGGGGAGGATGGCCACCATCATGGTGTTGATGGACCGCACCAGCGTCTGGTTGACCGCGAGGTTGACTTCCTCGGCGAAGGTCCGGCGCGTGGACGCGTCGATGCCGGAGGTGTTCTCGCGGATCTTGTCGAAGACCACCACGGTGTCGTACAGGGAGTAGCTGAGGACGGTCAGGAAGCCGATGATGGCCGACGGGGTCACCTCGAAGTCGCTCAGGGCGTAGACCCCGGCGGTGATGAACATGGTCACCGCCATGCCGGCAAGGGCCGAGAGGGACATCTTCCAGGTACGGAAGTACAGGGCCATGAGCAGGGCCGCCAGCAGCACGAACACCACCAGGCCGATCAGTGCCTGCTTTGTCACGTCAGCACCCCAGGTGGGGCCCACGAACGTGGATGTCACCTCGTTGTCCGTAACGCCATAGGCGCTGGTGAGGCCCTGCTTGATTTTGAGGGTTTCGTCGTCCGTCAGTTTGTCCGTCTGGATGCGCATGGTGTTGCCGGCCACGTTTGCCACGCGCGGAACGCTGCCGGATACAACGTCGGTGACGGCTTTCCCGCCGATGGCGGCATCGGTGGTCTTGACGTTGGAGACCGTGAATTCAGAGCCGCCGCGGAATTCAATACCGAGGTTGAAGCCGCCCTTGGCCACCGGGATGATGATGGACAGGGCCACGCCCACCGCGGCGATGATGAACCAGATCTTCTTGGCGCCAACGAAGTCGTAGGAGCGCTTGCCCGAGTAAAGCTCGTTGCCGAAAGTGGAGAAGCCTGACATTACTTGTTCTCCTTCGCGGAGGTCTTGGACGAGCCAGCCAGCTGTTCCTGCTTTTCTGCCATGCGCCGTTCGGCGATGGTCATGCGGCGCTCGGCCTCGGCCGCTGCACCGGCGTTCTTGCTGCGGACCACCACAGGCCGCTCCTCGGGAGTACGGATCCGCCCGGCGCCGCGGTACAGCGGCACCGCGCCCAGCCGTTCGGGGTCCAGGCCGGAGAACTTGTGGCCTTCACCGAAGAAACGGGTGCGGGCCAGAAGCTGCAGCGTGGGGTGGGTGAACATGAACACCACGATGAGGTCGGCAATGGCGGTCAGGCCCAGGGTGAAGGCGAAACCGCGCACGTTGCCCACGGCGACGAAGTACAGGACGAGCGCGGCCAGCAGGTTGACGGCCTTGGACGCCAGGACGGTGCGCTTGGCCCGCTTCCAGCCGTTTTCGACCGCGGACACCAGGCCGCGCCCTTCACGCAGTTCGTCACGGATGCGCTCAAAGTAGACGATGAACGAGTCAGCTGTCTGGCCGATGGCCACGATGATGCCCGCAACGCCCGCAAGGGACAGCCGGTAGTTCTCGGTCCAGCCGAGGATGGCGATGGCCAGGTAGGTCAGGGCACCGGCCACCACCAGGGAGGCAATGGTCACGAAGCCCAGGGCCCGGTACTGGAACAGCGAGTAGACCACCACGAGCAGGAGCCCGATCAGGCCGGCCAACAATCCCATGCGCAACTGTTCCCCACCAAGCGTGGCGGAAATCTGCTGCTCGCTCTGGATGTCGAAGCTGATGGGAAGGGCGCCGAACTTCAGCTGGTCGGACAGGGCCTTGGCGGTCTGCTCGGTGAAGCCGCCGGTGATCTGCGGACGTCCGTCGGTGATGACGGCCAGCGCACGCGGCGCGGAGATGACCTGGTCGTCCAGGACGATGGCGAACTGCGCCTTGGGGTCGCTGCCCGACTGCCCGCCGGCGGCCGTGTAGAACTGGTTCAGGCGCTCGGTGACCTCTTTGAACTTCGCGGTACCTTCGGCGTCGAACTGGATGTTGACGGCCCACTCATTGGTGACCGCGCCCTGGGCGCCCTGCTGCAGCTGGAAGGACGAAGTGACGATGTTGCTGCCCTTCACCTCCACGGGACCCAGGATGTACTTGATCGCCGGGGACTTGTCGGTGGCAGGCTCGCAGGTGACCAGCGGCTTCGTGGGATCTGACCGCTGGGACTTCTCGGCTGCGGGGCTGTTGCAGTCAAGTGTCTCGAACTGCTTGTAGATCTCGGGTGTGATCCAGTTGGTGTCGCTGCTGTTCGCCGGGGCAGCCGTCGGCTTGGGGAGCTGGGCCTCAGGGGTCTGCGACTCCGGCGGCACCGGTGCGCCGTCACCATTGAGCAGCACGGGGCGGAAATTCATGTCCGCGGAGGCCTGGATCAGGTTCCGGGTTTCGGCGGAAGGCGTGCCGGGAAGGCTGACCACCACGTTGCGCCCGGACTGGGTGCTGATTTCCGCTTCGGAGACGCCCGAGCCGTCAACGCGCTGGCGGATGATCGCCACGGCCTGGTTGAGCTGCTGCTCGTTGATGTCCGATCCGCCCTCCACCTTCGGGGCGAGGATCATCTGGGTGCCGCCCTCCAGGTCCAGGGCGAGTTTGGGCGCCCAGCTGGCCTGTCCGGCGATGGTGCCGCCGGCCAGGACGGCGGTCAGCGCCGCCAGGAGTACGCCAAGCCAGACCAGGACGCGGAGCCCCGGCTTCTTGCGGCCAGTTCGTGCCATTGTCGATCTTTCTCTTATTCGCGGAGGAACCGCCGGCGCAGGCCATGGCCGCGCCGGCGGTGGTCCGCAGCGGTAGAGGGAGGAAAGGGGCCAGCGGGCCTAGCTGTCCTTCTTGCCCTCGTCGTTGAGGCGCTTCAGGTTTTCTTCCGGAGTCTCCGCGCCGGTGGCGGTGCTCCCGGTCTCCGGGGTGGTGAGGGAGGACGCATCGTCCGGTACCACAGGGGAAGCAGCGGCGGGCTCGGCCTCAGGGGTGGTTTCCACGGCAGGCTCGATGACCTTGGTGACGGCCTGGCGGTGGACGGTGGCCAGGTTGCCGGGGGAAAGTTCAAGCGTGACCTTGTTGTCGGCCTCGTCGATGTCCACGATCCGGCCGAAAAGGCCAAAACTGGTCATGACCTCCACGCCCGGGCCAAACTTCGACTGGAGCTCTGCCTGCTGCTGCTGCGTCTTCTTGTTGCGGCGGAACATCATGAAGATGAACACGCCGAGCATGACGAACAGGAGAATTGACATTGGATCCAAGGGGAATTCCGTTCTTTTTCTGGTACAGCTGGTTTTCCAGCGACGTCGGCTTCGCTTCGGCCGGGGCGGGCTGGTGATGCAGGCAGAGCGCCTGACTTTTCCTTCCCCAAGCGACGGGGGCGTCAGGGCCACCCGCGAAACAAAGACCCGAACGTGCCGGGCGTCATACCAGTCTAAAGGGAAAAGCTGAAGGGAGCCTGCTATTGGCCCTCCGCGACCCATTCCCCCGCCGCGGAAGCGTCCCCGCCGGGCTCGAAAAGGTCCAGCTGCTCCTGCGCGAACACGTTGGACGGGATGGCGTAGCCAAGGTGCGTCCACGCAGCCGCCAGCGCGATCCTGCCGCGGGGCGTGCGGCCCAGCAGGCCTTCGCGGACCAGGAAGGGTTCGGCGACGGTTTCCACCGTTTCGGTTTCCTCACCCACGGCAATAGCGAGGGTGGAGAGGCCCACGGGACCGCCGCCGAATTTGGTAATGAGGGCGTCCAGGACCGCCCGGTCCAGCCGGTCCAGGCCTTTCTTGTCCACTTCATACATGTCCAGGGCAGCGGAGGCGGCCCTTGCATCGATTTGTTCGATGCCGTGCACCAGCGCCCAGTCCCGGACACGGCGCAGCAGGCGGTTGGCGATACGCGGCGTACCGCGGGAACGGCCGGCGATCTCAGCGAATCCGGCGGAGTTGACCTTCAGGTCCAGCAGCCCGGCGGAACGGCGCAGAACCAGCTCCAGCTCGGGAACCGAGTAAAACTCGAGGTGCCCGGTGAACCCGAACCGGTCGCGCAGCGGTCCCGGGAGCAACCCGGCACGGGTGGTGGCCCCCACCAGGGTGAACGGCGGCAGTTCCAGGGGAATCGCAGTGGCGCCTGCACCCTTGCCCACGACAATGTCGACGCGGAAGTCCTCCATGGCCATGTACAGCATTTCCTCGGCCGGCCGGGACATGCGGTGGATCTCGTCGAGGAACAGGACCTCGCCTTCGGACAGCGAGGACAGGATGGCCGCGAGGTCGCCGGCGTGCTGGATGGCTGGTCCGCTGCTGAGGCGCAGCGGCGCGTTCATCTCCGCGGCGACGATCATGGCAAGGGTGGTCTTGCCCAGGCCGGGCGGGCCCGAGAACAGCACGTGGTCCGCTGTTCGCCCGCGCATCCGGGAGGCCTGCAGCACCAGCGACAGCTGCTTGCGCACCCGGTGCTGGCCAACGAAGTCGTCCAGGTTCTTGGGCCGCAGCGCGGCCTCGATGGCACGCTCTTCCGGTTCCTCCCCCGCGGCAACCAGTGAGGGTTCAGCCACGGGTGCCTACGCGGTTACCGGCGCGTGCGCCGTCCTGGCCGAGCCACCGGAGCGTGGTGCGGAGGATCTCGGGAACGTTGCCGCGGAAGGACACTTCGGGTTCGTCGGCCAGGGCTTTGTCGATACTGGTGGACGCGTCCTTCTCGGACCAGCCAAGGCTGGTCATTGCGGCCACCACCTGGGGCTTCCAGGCGGCCTCGGCAGGGGTTCCGGCTCCGGGGGCTGGAGCTGTCCCCTGCGGGACGAGCTTCCCTGCGAGTTCCAGCACAATCCTGCCCGCCACCTTGGGGCCGATGCCGGGGACCTTGGTGAAGGTCTTGCTGTCCCCCGTGTGTGCCGCCACCCTAATGGCTTCGGGGTCATGGACTGCCAGGACAGCAAGGGCAAGCCGGGGCCCGACTCCGCTGACGCTGAGCAGAACCTCGAAAACCTCGCGCTCGTCGTCGTCCGCGAAGCCAAAGAGCGTGAGCGAGTCCTCCCGCACGATCAGCGAGGTGAACACCTTGCCCTCTTCACCGACGCGGAGGTGGCTAAGGGTCTGCGGGGTGGCATAGACGCTCATCCCGGCACCGTTGAGGTCAATCACAGCCGTTGACAGGCCAACGTGCGCTACCGTTCCGCGGAGGAAACTGATCAAGGCCGGGCTCCCGTGGTACTGCGGGCCCGTTCGTGGGGCCCGGCTATCCGAACATATCTACGAATACCCTAGCAAGCAGCAGGGACAATCAGCGTGCGCGGCGCGCCTTTGCCTCCGCTTCGGCCCACGCGCGCTGGGCGGGCGTCAGGGATGAGCTGCCGGGACCGGTGGTGGCCACGGCGGCACCGCTGCCGGCGCGCCACGCATGCGTGATGGCCAGCGCCAGCGCGTCGGCGGCGTCGGCGGGGCGCGGAGGGGCATCCAGCCGGAGGATCTTGGTGACCAGTTTGGTCACGGCGTCCTTGTTGGAGGACCCGCTGCCGGTGACGGCTGCCTTAACCTCCGACGGCGTGTGCAGCGCCACCGGGATTCCCCGGCGTGCGGCCGCCGCGATCACCACGCCGGAGGCCTGGGCAACACCCATTACCGTGCTCACGTTGAGTTGCGAGAAAACGCGTTCGACGGCGAGTACTTCCGGTTCGTAGCGGTCCAGCCACTCGTCGATGGCGGTTGCGATTACCAGCAGCCGGCGGTCGAGGGTCTCGTCCGGGGACGTGCCCACGACGCCAACGGCGACCATGCTGGCGCGCCGGTTCCGTTCGACGTCCACGACGCCGATGCCGCAGCGGGTGAGGCCGGGATCAACACCGAGGACACGGAGGGTCACTTATGCTCCGCTCCGGCCGGGGAACCCGGCTTCGATTCCTGCGGGCTAGCGGGCAAGGTGGGACGTCACTCGGATTCCAGGGCAGCCTGGACGTCGTCGCTCAGGTCGGCGTTGCTGTAGACGTTCTGGACGTCGTCGAGGTCCTCGAGGGCATCGGCGAGCTTCAGGAACTTGCGGGCGCCGTCAACGTCCAGCTCAACCTGCATGGAGGGCACGAACTCCACTTCGTCCGTGTCGTATTCAATGCCGGCTTCCTTCAGCGCTTCACGGATGGCCTGCAGGTCGCCAGGCTCCGAGTGGATCTCGAAGGTCTCCCCGTTGTCCTTGACTTCCTCCGCACCTGCATCGAGGACGGCCATCAGGACGTCGTCCTCGCTGAGGCCGTTCTTGGGCAGGTTCACCACGCCCTTGCGGGTGAAGAGGTAGCTGACGGAGCCGGGGTCGGCAATGGTGCCGCCGTTGCGGGAGATGGCCAGGCGAACCTCTGATGCTGCCCGGTTCTTGTTGTCGGTAAGGCACTCGATCAGCAGGGCCGAGCCTTGCGGGCCGCGGGCCTCGTACATGATTTCGGTGTAGTCAACCACTTCGCCGGTGAGGCCGGCGCCGCGCTTGATGGCGCGGTCGATGTTGTCGTTGGGAACCGAGGTTTTCTTGGCCTTGGTGACGGCGAGTTCCAGACCGGGGTTGCCGGCGAGGTCCGGTCCGCCCATCCGGGCGGCAACTTCAATGTTCTTGATCAGTTTGGCGAACGACTTTGCGCGGCGGCTGTCAATGATCGCCTTTTTGTGCTTGGTCGTTGCCCATTTGGAGTGGCCTGACATGCTTTACGCTTCTCCTCTGATCATTCGGATAAAAAGTTCGTGTACGCGTTTCTCGCCGGTCACTTCCGGATGGAAGGAGGTGGCCAGCAACTGGCCGGAACGCACTGCCACAATTCTAGCCGCCCCCGGCAGCGATGCGGCGTGGGATGCATGGTGGGGGTCGGCCGGTTCCACCTGTGCCAGGACCTCCACGTCCTCTCCCACCCGTTCCACCCAGGGCCCGCGGATGAAGACTGCGTGCACCGGTTCCACGCCCGATTCGGTGGCGCTGAAGTCCAGGCCCTTGAAGTCCAGGTCGGTTTCGAAGGATTCGCGCTGGCGGCCGAAGGCGTTGCGGCGGACAGTAATGTCAAGGCCGCCGAAGGTCTGCTGCGGCGCACCGGACAGATCGGTTGCCGGATCGGCGATGTCGGACGCGAGCAGGATCATGCCTGCACAGGAGCCATACACGGGCAAACCCTCG
Encoded here:
- the ruvB gene encoding Holliday junction branch migration DNA helicase RuvB; this translates as MAEPSLVAAGEEPEERAIEAALRPKNLDDFVGQHRVRKQLSLVLQASRMRGRTADHVLFSGPPGLGKTTLAMIVAAEMNAPLRLSSGPAIQHAGDLAAILSSLSEGEVLFLDEIHRMSRPAEEMLYMAMEDFRVDIVVGKGAGATAIPLELPPFTLVGATTRAGLLPGPLRDRFGFTGHLEFYSVPELELVLRRSAGLLDLKVNSAGFAEIAGRSRGTPRIANRLLRRVRDWALVHGIEQIDARAASAALDMYEVDKKGLDRLDRAVLDALITKFGGGPVGLSTLAIAVGEETETVETVAEPFLVREGLLGRTPRGRIALAAAWTHLGYAIPSNVFAQEQLDLFEPGGDASAAGEWVAEGQ
- the ruvA gene encoding Holliday junction branch migration protein RuvA; this encodes MISFLRGTVAHVGLSTAVIDLNGAGMSVYATPQTLSHLRVGEEGKVFTSLIVREDSLTLFGFADDDEREVFEVLLSVSGVGPRLALAVLAVHDPEAIRVAAHTGDSKTFTKVPGIGPKVAGRIVLELAGKLVPQGTAPAPGAGTPAEAAWKPQVVAAMTSLGWSEKDASTSIDKALADEPEVSFRGNVPEILRTTLRWLGQDGARAGNRVGTRG
- the secF gene encoding protein translocase subunit SecF; translated protein: MSGFSTFGNELYSGKRSYDFVGAKKIWFIIAAVGVALSIIIPVAKGGFNLGIEFRGGSEFTVSNVKTTDAAIGGKAVTDVVSGSVPRVANVAGNTMRIQTDKLTDDETLKIKQGLTSAYGVTDNEVTSTFVGPTWGADVTKQALIGLVVFVLLAALLMALYFRTWKMSLSALAGMAVTMFITAGVYALSDFEVTPSAIIGFLTVLSYSLYDTVVVFDKIRENTSGIDASTRRTFAEEVNLAVNQTLVRSINTMMVAILPVGAILFIGAGLLGAGTLRDLSLALFVGILIGTAATIFVAAPMYAWLRQGEPDLVKQARRVEQRRAGAAERSTTATPAQA
- a CDS encoding YebC/PmpR family DNA-binding transcriptional regulator, with translation MSGHSKWATTKHKKAIIDSRRAKSFAKLIKNIEVAARMGGPDLAGNPGLELAVTKAKKTSVPNDNIDRAIKRGAGLTGEVVDYTEIMYEARGPQGSALLIECLTDNKNRAASEVRLAISRNGGTIADPGSVSYLFTRKGVVNLPKNGLSEDDVLMAVLDAGAEEVKDNGETFEIHSEPGDLQAIREALKEAGIEYDTDEVEFVPSMQVELDVDGARKFLKLADALEDLDDVQNVYSNADLSDDVQAALESE
- the ruvC gene encoding crossover junction endodeoxyribonuclease RuvC, whose amino-acid sequence is MTLRVLGVDPGLTRCGIGVVDVERNRRASMVAVGVVGTSPDETLDRRLLVIATAIDEWLDRYEPEVLAVERVFSQLNVSTVMGVAQASGVVIAAAARRGIPVALHTPSEVKAAVTGSGSSNKDAVTKLVTKILRLDAPPRPADAADALALAITHAWRAGSGAAVATTGPGSSSLTPAQRAWAEAEAKARRAR
- the yajC gene encoding preprotein translocase subunit YajC; its protein translation is MSILLFVMLGVFIFMMFRRNKKTQQQQAELQSKFGPGVEVMTSFGLFGRIVDIDEADNKVTLELSPGNLATVHRQAVTKVIEPAVETTPEAEPAAASPVVPDDASSLTTPETGSTATGAETPEENLKRLNDEGKKDS
- the pdxT gene encoding pyridoxal 5'-phosphate synthase glutaminase subunit PdxT, translating into MTNPPSAAQARVGSGLKIGVLALQGDFREHLRAAEATGAQGVPVRRPEELDGLDGLIIPGGESTAIDKLARAFELADPLRKYIGEGLPVYGSCAGMILLASDIADPATDLSGAPQQTFGGLDITVRRNAFGRQRESFETDLDFKGLDFSATESGVEPVHAVFIRGPWVERVGEDVEVLAQVEPADPHHASHAASLPGAARIVAVRSGQLLATSFHPEVTGEKRVHELFIRMIRGEA
- the secD gene encoding protein translocase subunit SecD → MARTGRKKPGLRVLVWLGVLLAALTAVLAGGTIAGQASWAPKLALDLEGGTQMILAPKVEGGSDINEQQLNQAVAIIRQRVDGSGVSEAEISTQSGRNVVVSLPGTPSAETRNLIQASADMNFRPVLLNGDGAPVPPESQTPEAQLPKPTAAPANSSDTNWITPEIYKQFETLDCNSPAAEKSQRSDPTKPLVTCEPATDKSPAIKYILGPVEVKGSNIVTSSFQLQQGAQGAVTNEWAVNIQFDAEGTAKFKEVTERLNQFYTAAGGQSGSDPKAQFAIVLDDQVISAPRALAVITDGRPQITGGFTEQTAKALSDQLKFGALPISFDIQSEQQISATLGGEQLRMGLLAGLIGLLLVVVYSLFQYRALGFVTIASLVVAGALTYLAIAILGWTENYRLSLAGVAGIIVAIGQTADSFIVYFERIRDELREGRGLVSAVENGWKRAKRTVLASKAVNLLAALVLYFVAVGNVRGFAFTLGLTAIADLIVVFMFTHPTLQLLARTRFFGEGHKFSGLDPERLGAVPLYRGAGRIRTPEERPVVVRSKNAGAAAEAERRMTIAERRMAEKQEQLAGSSKTSAKENK